Proteins encoded within one genomic window of Salipaludibacillus agaradhaerens:
- the cbiB gene encoding adenosylcobinamide-phosphate synthase CbiB: protein MDMVVPLIILIVIGAIVLDLMLGDPRWLPHPVIGIGRLIRFFDKRWNRGPVHIKKRNGVFLTLVIVLIVFLITSAVTVSLYKLHPVAGTLGQLYMISTTIAIKGLRQAARDIVKPLTTGDLSEARLKLSTIVGRDTADLNEEEIVRGTVETVAENTTDAITAPIFWAFIGGAPLAMTYRAINTLDSMVGYKNNTYKDFGRSSARLDDVVNWLPARITALTLWLGGFFVKGIRLRHAWQLTRRDAPKHPSPNSGWTEAMMAALLGVQLGGRNTYSGQVSDRARMGVPFEQLHCHHILLALRCMRGGWVIFTLLMSGIWLLLHF from the coding sequence ATGGATATGGTTGTTCCTCTTATCATCCTTATAGTGATAGGGGCTATCGTGCTCGACCTCATGCTGGGCGATCCTAGGTGGCTCCCCCATCCAGTCATAGGTATCGGGCGTCTTATTCGTTTTTTCGATAAACGGTGGAATCGAGGCCCAGTACACATAAAAAAGCGAAACGGCGTTTTCTTGACATTAGTCATCGTTTTAATCGTATTTTTAATAACATCAGCTGTTACAGTTAGTCTTTATAAACTTCATCCTGTAGCAGGTACACTCGGGCAACTATACATGATCTCTACGACAATCGCCATTAAAGGGCTGAGACAAGCGGCGCGCGATATTGTGAAACCATTGACCACAGGTGACTTAAGTGAGGCGCGTCTAAAGTTAAGTACGATCGTAGGGAGAGATACAGCCGACCTTAATGAGGAAGAGATCGTCAGGGGGACGGTGGAAACAGTTGCGGAAAACACGACTGATGCGATTACAGCTCCAATTTTTTGGGCATTTATTGGCGGTGCACCGCTCGCTATGACTTATCGGGCGATAAATACATTAGACTCAATGGTTGGCTACAAAAATAATACATACAAAGATTTTGGCAGGTCTTCTGCTAGACTTGATGATGTGGTTAATTGGTTGCCTGCCCGAATAACAGCTCTCACGTTATGGCTTGGTGGTTTTTTTGTAAAAGGTATACGCCTGCGTCATGCATGGCAGCTGACACGTCGGGATGCCCCTAAACATCCAAGTCCAAATAGCGGCTGGACAGAAGCGATGATGGCTGCATTACTAGGTGTTCAGTTAGGTGGACGGAATACTTACAGCGGACAAGTATCGGACAGGGCAAGGATGGGTGTACCTTTTGAACAACTTCATTGTCACCACATCTTATTAGCTTTACGTTGCATGCGTGGTGGTTGGGTTATTTTTACGCTGTTAATGTCAGGGATATGGCTACTCCTTCATTTTTAA
- a CDS encoding adenosylcobinamide amidohydrolase, whose translation MIELTKVSGGYDNEPIIKDVSLTIEKGEFFTLLGPNGSGKTTLFKLVTGTLPTKQGNICLKGQPLTSLSKLEKARHVAVLTQEAHISFDFTVEEIVSLGRYAFQQGLFKNLSKKDQAVIDDVMMLTDVARYRHKQFRTISGGEKQRVLLAKALAQQPDILLLDEPTNHLDVKHSFHMLNLLKERQLTHGLTVFAILHDLNVAALYADRVGLLHEGRLRKVGSVDILKQEDELRAVYNVEVKAQAHPTLAKPQLLMTPASKKEGHDVNPLETMMKVAKDDKAIHIQVEQPLRTISNGVVGEGIRWATDFCNFHVEKNYHCSTPADDVKRWMTERHISYENAVGMMTAVRLKDAVWINKVYEGIAIRVMVTAGVSNAVDIVSHERDDKISQIGTINTMVFLNRHFTDGALVNACLSATEAKTKALYDANVKDAYTGTIATGTSTDSLLIATTQRGEQTPYAGSGTPEGKAIGSVVYEATTKALAYYLDKGEHV comes from the coding sequence ATGATAGAGCTTACAAAGGTGTCAGGAGGGTATGACAACGAACCTATCATTAAAGATGTTAGTTTAACGATTGAAAAAGGTGAATTTTTTACCCTCCTGGGGCCAAATGGCAGTGGAAAAACGACGTTATTTAAACTGGTAACCGGTACACTTCCGACTAAGCAAGGAAATATTTGTCTTAAAGGGCAACCATTGACCTCTTTGTCTAAGCTTGAAAAGGCTCGTCATGTGGCGGTTTTAACACAAGAAGCCCATATCTCATTTGACTTTACTGTCGAGGAAATTGTCAGTCTTGGCCGTTATGCGTTCCAACAAGGATTGTTTAAAAATTTATCTAAGAAAGATCAGGCCGTAATTGATGACGTCATGATGCTCACTGATGTGGCGCGTTATCGTCATAAACAATTCAGAACCATTAGTGGAGGAGAGAAGCAGCGGGTTTTACTAGCAAAAGCGTTAGCGCAACAGCCAGATATTCTCCTTCTGGACGAGCCAACGAACCATCTTGATGTTAAACACTCTTTTCATATGCTTAATTTATTAAAAGAGCGGCAGCTCACCCATGGTTTAACTGTCTTTGCTATTCTTCACGATTTAAATGTGGCGGCCCTCTATGCAGATAGAGTGGGTCTTCTTCATGAAGGACGTCTACGTAAAGTAGGAAGTGTTGATATTTTAAAGCAAGAAGACGAGTTGCGAGCAGTTTATAACGTGGAGGTAAAGGCACAAGCCCATCCCACACTAGCGAAACCACAATTATTAATGACACCAGCCAGCAAAAAAGAAGGACATGACGTAAATCCTCTTGAAACGATGATGAAGGTAGCAAAAGACGACAAAGCGATTCATATTCAGGTTGAGCAGCCGCTACGAACCATTTCTAATGGCGTAGTCGGTGAAGGAATTCGCTGGGCAACGGACTTTTGTAATTTTCATGTGGAAAAAAATTATCATTGCAGTACGCCAGCGGACGATGTTAAGCGCTGGATGACTGAACGACACATCTCTTATGAAAATGCTGTCGGAATGATGACAGCTGTTCGCTTGAAAGACGCTGTTTGGATAAATAAAGTTTATGAAGGTATCGCTATTCGCGTGATGGTCACAGCAGGTGTGAGTAATGCTGTGGATATTGTTTCCCACGAACGTGATGATAAAATCAGTCAAATTGGCACGATTAATACGATGGTTTTTCTAAATCGACATTTTACTGATGGCGCACTTGTTAATGCATGTTTATCAGCTACAGAAGCTAAAACAAAAGCCCTTTATGATGCCAATGTGAAGGATGCTTATACAGGTACAATTGCCACAGGAACGTCAACGGACAGTTTACTCATTGCTACGACACAACGGGGTGAGCAAACACCATATGCTGGTTCTGGGACACCAGAAGGAAAAGCGATCGGTTCCGTTGTATATGAGGCGACGACAAAAGCGTTAGCTTATTATTTAGACAAAGGTGAACACGTATAA
- a CDS encoding FecCD family ABC transporter permease, protein MQNSFIRMFLNNRVAWIYILAGGFVLGTILLALFWSSVTVPIPHIIHIIIERTTGHVWLTDVPANEVPIIWNIRLPRVILAFCVGASLALAGAAFQGLLRNPLADPYTIGVSSGAALGAVIVIFFQISLPILGVFTQPIIAIIFGFLTLMLVFGLVKMTSRSMAIETIILAGIIISSFMGAIVSLIIALGDQNEMTQIIYWLYGSVSLRGWSHVQLILPFMIVGSLILLYHYRELNALALGEEAAEHIGVDVRRGKIFLLIGASLLTGSAVAVSGTIGFVGLVIPHLVRLVTGPNHRHVLPLSLLTGGGFLILTDLVSRTIIAPKEMPIGVITALVGAPVFSLLLIRNRLGRRKTA, encoded by the coding sequence TTGCAAAACTCGTTTATCCGGATGTTTTTGAATAATCGTGTTGCGTGGATATATATACTGGCAGGAGGATTTGTACTCGGTACAATCCTCCTTGCTCTCTTTTGGAGCAGTGTCACAGTCCCTATTCCTCATATTATTCATATTATTATTGAACGGACCACAGGGCATGTTTGGCTGACAGATGTACCGGCAAATGAAGTGCCAATCATTTGGAACATTCGTTTACCTAGAGTCATTTTAGCATTTTGTGTAGGGGCATCACTGGCGTTAGCTGGGGCAGCTTTCCAAGGACTGCTGCGAAATCCGTTAGCAGATCCTTATACGATCGGTGTCTCCTCAGGGGCTGCATTGGGCGCGGTAATCGTGATTTTTTTTCAAATCTCACTTCCTATCTTAGGCGTTTTTACCCAACCTATTATCGCGATTATTTTTGGTTTTCTAACATTAATGCTCGTGTTCGGTCTTGTGAAAATGACAAGCAGAAGCATGGCCATCGAGACGATTATTTTAGCCGGTATTATTATAAGTTCTTTTATGGGGGCTATCGTGTCCTTAATCATTGCACTCGGCGACCAAAACGAAATGACGCAAATTATTTACTGGCTTTATGGAAGTGTCAGTTTGCGAGGTTGGAGCCATGTCCAGCTTATTTTGCCGTTTATGATCGTTGGTTCATTAATTTTACTGTATCATTATCGTGAACTGAATGCTCTCGCTCTTGGTGAAGAAGCGGCAGAACATATCGGCGTCGATGTGAGGAGAGGGAAGATTTTTCTCTTAATTGGAGCATCGTTGCTGACAGGATCAGCTGTGGCTGTCTCAGGGACGATTGGTTTTGTCGGGCTTGTTATTCCTCATCTCGTCAGGCTTGTGACAGGCCCAAACCATCGACATGTTTTGCCACTTTCGTTATTGACAGGTGGAGGCTTTCTTATTTTAACTGATCTCGTATCTCGAACGATTATTGCACCAAAGGAAATGCCAATCGGGGTCATAACGGCGTTAGTAGGTGCCCCCGTATTTTCGTTGCTGCTTATTAGAAATCGTTTAGGAAGGAGGAAGACGGCATGA
- a CDS encoding ABC transporter substrate-binding protein — protein sequence MKQLLSKWKQMSTITVLALILTACGAAEENNDNTVNVNNDNNANETVEGDFPVTVTDGVGQEVTIEETPETIASLLPSSTEIVFELGAGDRMIGVSEYCNFPEETADIQIIGAQDMDAELILSLSPDLLLVQEYHYQNHEDVLNEYEEAGIDVLVMGSAESFEETYDTIHMIGEATGTSDEANQIVTSMEERLEEIREQAETIPEEDRQTVWVEVGPSPDIFTTGQGTFMHEMLEAINATNAAEEESGWVQFTEEEIVTLEPDVIVTTYGYYIDNPEADVLARDGWSEVPAVQNERVYDVDNDTVTRPGPRLIEGVETLAKLVYPDVFE from the coding sequence ATGAAACAATTATTAAGTAAATGGAAACAAATGAGTACGATCACAGTGTTAGCACTGATTCTGACTGCTTGTGGTGCAGCGGAAGAAAATAATGATAATACTGTAAACGTTAATAACGATAATAATGCCAATGAAACTGTGGAAGGGGACTTCCCTGTTACAGTGACTGATGGTGTTGGACAAGAAGTGACGATTGAAGAAACACCTGAAACGATTGCATCATTACTTCCGAGCAGCACGGAGATCGTGTTTGAACTAGGTGCTGGGGACCGCATGATCGGTGTATCAGAATATTGTAATTTCCCAGAAGAAACGGCTGATATTCAAATCATTGGCGCACAGGATATGGATGCAGAATTAATCCTTTCTTTGAGTCCTGATCTGCTATTAGTGCAAGAGTATCATTATCAAAATCATGAGGATGTTTTAAACGAATATGAAGAAGCAGGCATTGATGTCCTCGTTATGGGTAGTGCTGAATCTTTTGAAGAAACGTATGACACCATTCATATGATTGGTGAAGCGACAGGGACGAGTGACGAAGCAAATCAGATTGTTACAAGTATGGAAGAGCGATTAGAAGAAATCCGTGAGCAGGCAGAAACGATTCCAGAAGAAGATCGCCAAACGGTATGGGTAGAAGTTGGCCCATCACCTGATATTTTCACAACTGGACAAGGCACGTTCATGCACGAAATGCTTGAAGCTATTAATGCTACAAACGCTGCTGAAGAAGAGTCCGGTTGGGTTCAATTCACTGAAGAAGAGATTGTCACACTAGAGCCAGACGTGATTGTTACGACGTATGGCTATTATATCGACAATCCTGAAGCTGACGTGTTAGCTCGTGACGGTTGGTCAGAAGTGCCGGCGGTTCAGAACGAAAGAGTGTATGATGTGGATAATGACACAGTTACCCGTCCTGGTCCTCGTCTAATCGAAGGAGTGGAAACTCTTGCAAAACTCGTTTATCCGGATGTTTTTGAATAA
- the cobT gene encoding nicotinate-nucleotide--dimethylbenzimidazole phosphoribosyltransferase gives MKETISRITTVDKKVGKDVQHRLDNLTKPIGSLGKLEQLAVQLGEITGATYPVVSPPAALVFAADHGIAAEGVSAYPSEVTAQMVYNFLNGGAAINVLAKKSGASFTLVDIGVNADLEGTGFINQKIRYGTGNFLKEKAMSREEAEAAIKVGINVAEQMIEKGARSLILGEMGIGNTTASSALLACITDKEVSEIVGRGTGVSDDILRHKEAVIKQALLFHNPNQYDAIDMLAKVGGLEIAGMAGAMLGGAAHRVPILVDGFISTVAANVAVMLAPNVKDYLIFGHLSQEQGHRVALERLAESPLLDLNLRLGEGTGAALAFSLVEASVAILTEMASFEEANVSKEKKES, from the coding sequence ATGAAAGAGACAATAAGTCGAATAACAACAGTAGATAAAAAAGTCGGTAAGGACGTCCAGCACCGTTTAGACAACTTAACAAAACCAATTGGCAGCTTAGGGAAACTTGAACAACTAGCTGTTCAATTAGGTGAAATCACGGGGGCCACATATCCTGTTGTATCACCGCCGGCAGCACTCGTATTTGCGGCAGATCACGGTATAGCAGCTGAAGGCGTCTCGGCTTATCCTTCAGAAGTAACAGCTCAAATGGTCTATAACTTTCTTAATGGGGGAGCCGCCATTAATGTGTTAGCGAAAAAGAGCGGTGCTAGTTTTACCCTTGTGGATATAGGCGTGAATGCTGATCTTGAAGGGACAGGCTTTATTAATCAAAAAATACGTTACGGAACAGGGAATTTTTTGAAGGAAAAAGCCATGTCACGAGAGGAAGCGGAAGCTGCTATTAAAGTAGGGATTAATGTTGCTGAACAGATGATAGAAAAAGGGGCCCGTTCTCTTATATTAGGAGAGATGGGGATCGGTAATACAACTGCAAGCAGTGCCCTGTTAGCTTGCATCACGGATAAAGAAGTGAGTGAGATTGTTGGCAGAGGGACAGGGGTTAGTGATGACATATTGCGTCATAAAGAGGCAGTTATTAAACAAGCACTTCTATTCCATAATCCTAATCAGTATGATGCCATTGATATGTTGGCGAAAGTAGGTGGATTAGAAATTGCTGGCATGGCTGGTGCGATGCTCGGTGGGGCTGCTCATCGCGTACCTATCCTCGTAGACGGATTTATTTCCACTGTCGCTGCAAATGTGGCCGTTATGCTCGCGCCAAACGTGAAGGATTACCTTATTTTTGGCCACTTATCACAGGAACAGGGCCATCGTGTAGCATTAGAGAGATTGGCAGAAAGCCCATTACTAGATTTGAATTTGCGGCTCGGAGAAGGAACAGGTGCAGCACTTGCTTTTTCACTGGTAGAAGCGTCAGTCGCCATTTTAACTGAGATGGCAAGCTTTGAGGAAGCAAATGTGTCTAAAGAAAAAAAGGAAAGCTAA
- a CDS encoding cobyric acid synthase, translated as MTNCLPIMVQGTHSDAGKSLLVTALCRIFANKGLRTAPFKSQNMALNSYITIDGKEIGRAQGVQAEAARIQATTYMNPILIKPEGENRSQIVVHGKPLRTMQAGEYREDFYEYGKQLIQESFSKLATDYERIVIEGAGSPAEINLNERELVNMSVAAMAKAPVILVGDIDKGGVFASLVGTLQLLDPDDRQRIIGVVINKFRGDLALLQPGLDWFEDYTSLPVLGVIPFIEDLTIDAEDSLALANYESGPNLAKALDIAVLHYPRIANFTDIDPLVLEHDCHVRFVKKRSELGTPDMIVLPGSKNTLEDLQYLRDNGITEAVIELVEKEGTRIVGICGGYQMLGTSVMDPSHIESAHRRMEGFNLIKHMTTTLTAHKRTVLVSGQVQLSGHILPVDGYEIHMGRTNRDSNSYGSHFIHLSDGEKDGFISEDERIIGTYLHGIFANDEFRHTLLNKLCEKKGVPVTYDRCLYQSVREKSLSTLADVVESHLNMALIEQKMDAFSKQ; from the coding sequence ATGACTAACTGTTTACCAATTATGGTGCAAGGGACACATTCTGATGCAGGAAAAAGTTTATTAGTAACAGCTTTATGCCGAATTTTTGCTAATAAAGGGCTACGAACCGCCCCTTTTAAATCACAAAACATGGCGTTGAACTCTTACATAACGATAGATGGTAAAGAGATTGGCAGGGCCCAAGGTGTTCAGGCGGAGGCGGCTCGAATCCAGGCTACAACGTATATGAACCCGATCTTAATAAAACCAGAAGGGGAGAATCGCTCACAAATCGTCGTTCACGGCAAGCCACTACGGACGATGCAAGCCGGAGAGTATAGAGAAGACTTTTATGAATATGGAAAGCAACTTATACAAGAAAGCTTTTCTAAGCTGGCCACAGACTATGAACGGATTGTGATTGAAGGGGCAGGAAGTCCAGCTGAAATTAACTTAAATGAGCGAGAACTGGTTAATATGAGTGTAGCTGCTATGGCAAAAGCTCCAGTTATTCTTGTAGGGGATATAGACAAAGGCGGTGTGTTTGCCAGTTTAGTAGGAACTCTGCAATTGTTAGACCCCGATGATAGACAACGGATTATCGGTGTTGTAATTAATAAATTTCGTGGTGACCTAGCACTTCTTCAGCCTGGGCTTGACTGGTTCGAAGATTATACGTCACTTCCTGTACTCGGTGTGATACCGTTTATTGAGGATCTAACGATTGATGCAGAAGATTCACTTGCATTAGCCAATTATGAGTCTGGACCTAACTTAGCGAAAGCGTTAGATATTGCTGTTCTTCATTACCCACGGATCGCTAATTTCACTGATATTGATCCACTCGTTCTAGAACACGATTGCCACGTTCGTTTCGTCAAAAAAAGAAGCGAGCTAGGGACACCGGATATGATTGTATTGCCAGGCAGCAAAAATACGTTAGAAGACCTTCAGTATTTACGGGATAACGGCATAACCGAAGCGGTTATTGAGCTAGTGGAAAAAGAGGGGACACGAATAGTTGGAATATGCGGTGGCTACCAAATGCTAGGGACATCTGTTATGGATCCATCACATATAGAATCGGCACATCGGCGCATGGAGGGATTTAACCTTATAAAACATATGACCACAACGTTAACAGCTCATAAACGGACGGTGTTAGTATCTGGGCAGGTTCAACTTAGTGGTCACATCTTGCCGGTAGACGGTTATGAAATTCATATGGGACGAACGAATAGAGATAGTAACAGTTATGGGAGTCATTTTATCCATTTATCTGACGGCGAGAAAGACGGCTTTATTAGTGAAGATGAAAGGATTATTGGCACATATTTACACGGGATTTTTGCAAATGACGAATTTAGACATACTTTATTAAACAAATTATGTGAAAAGAAGGGAGTGCCTGTTACATACGACCGCTGTTTATATCAATCTGTGAGAGAAAAGTCTTTGAGCACATTAGCGGATGTGGTGGAGAGCCATCTTAATATGGCGTTAATTGAGCAGAAGATGGACGCATTTTCAAAGCAATGA
- a CDS encoding cobyrinate a,c-diamide synthase, translating into MSDRRLVIAGASSGVGKTTVTIGLMAALKAKGLNVQGFKCGPDYIDPAYHTAVTGRTSRNLDSWMLDESMLNHVLQSGADGADISLIEGVMGLYDGKDPLSDKGSTAHISLITRAPVILVVDCSALARSAAAIVKGFQNFNRSVNLVGVIANRVASQGHYELVEAAVEQMCEIPVVGYLPQEKTLNLPERHLGLLPALEKGHLNEFITELAQFTSETVDLTQLYDLAKAPSLIETAVYSSLQRSPVPKVKLAIAKDKAFNFYYIENFELLERAGAELVFFSPLAGEALPTDVDGLYLGGGFPEEFAAELAALTDVKRSINEAIESGMPTLAECGGFMYLCEALETTDGQHYPMVGIIKGKVTMSHTLQAIGYRQVTAQPGNFLLTKGETLRGHEFHYSSFKSEREQSPAFSVKSSYGGADEGIVRKNLIAGYTHLHFGSCPKAAEHFVKQCEEWKVHD; encoded by the coding sequence ATGAGTGACAGACGGCTTGTTATTGCAGGAGCATCTAGTGGCGTTGGAAAGACAACGGTGACAATCGGGCTTATGGCCGCGTTAAAGGCTAAAGGGCTTAACGTTCAAGGTTTTAAGTGTGGGCCAGATTATATAGATCCAGCGTACCATACAGCGGTAACTGGGAGAACGTCTCGTAACCTTGATAGTTGGATGCTCGATGAATCTATGCTCAATCACGTTTTGCAGTCTGGGGCGGATGGGGCAGATATATCTCTCATTGAAGGAGTGATGGGTCTTTATGACGGCAAAGATCCCTTATCAGATAAAGGGAGTACTGCTCATATAAGTCTTATAACACGAGCACCTGTTATATTAGTGGTCGATTGTTCAGCGTTAGCAAGAAGTGCTGCTGCTATCGTCAAAGGTTTCCAGAATTTTAATCGGTCGGTTAACCTCGTTGGGGTTATTGCTAATCGTGTTGCTAGTCAAGGCCACTACGAGCTTGTTGAGGCAGCTGTTGAGCAGATGTGTGAGATCCCTGTGGTCGGTTATTTGCCACAGGAAAAAACGCTCAATCTGCCTGAGCGTCACCTTGGCCTGCTTCCGGCGTTAGAAAAAGGCCATTTAAACGAGTTTATAACTGAATTAGCTCAGTTCACAAGTGAAACAGTGGATTTAACTCAGCTCTATGACCTTGCAAAAGCCCCCTCTTTAATAGAAACAGCGGTCTACTCCTCGTTACAGAGGTCACCTGTACCTAAAGTGAAATTGGCGATAGCTAAAGATAAAGCCTTTAACTTTTATTATATTGAAAACTTTGAGCTATTAGAAAGGGCGGGAGCGGAGCTGGTTTTCTTTTCCCCTTTAGCAGGTGAGGCTTTACCAACTGATGTAGACGGTCTTTATCTTGGCGGCGGCTTTCCGGAAGAATTTGCGGCGGAGTTGGCGGCATTAACCGATGTGAAACGGTCAATTAACGAAGCGATAGAGAGTGGTATGCCGACACTTGCAGAGTGCGGCGGTTTTATGTATTTATGTGAAGCTCTTGAGACGACAGACGGACAGCACTATCCCATGGTGGGTATAATTAAAGGGAAAGTGACCATGTCACACACGCTTCAAGCGATCGGCTATCGGCAAGTCACAGCACAGCCAGGAAACTTTTTATTAACTAAAGGTGAGACATTGAGAGGGCATGAATTTCATTATTCCTCTTTTAAAAGCGAGAGAGAACAGTCACCTGCTTTTTCAGTGAAAAGCTCATATGGGGGAGCTGATGAAGGTATTGTTAGGAAAAATCTTATCGCTGGATATACACATTTGCATTTTGGTTCATGCCCTAAAGCAGCGGAACATTTTGTGAAGCAATGCGAGGAGTGGAAAGTGCATGACTAA
- a CDS encoding cob(I)yrinic acid a,c-diamide adenosyltransferase — translation MKTNEQRGLTFVYTGDGKGKTTSAIGLAVRAVGHNKSVKIFQFIKSPERSYGEQKVLEKIGVDMVQLGRGFTWTKTPEEHREALKTGWPIAKEAIMQGHYDLVILDEINNALAIETFPIDDVLPLQDVLHVIKTKPKHVHLVLTGRSAHPAIKEVADLVSVIEPEKHYYDEGIQAIEGIEF, via the coding sequence GTGAAAACAAATGAACAAAGAGGTTTGACATTCGTTTATACTGGTGATGGTAAAGGGAAAACCACGTCAGCTATTGGACTAGCTGTTAGAGCGGTAGGACATAATAAATCGGTGAAAATATTTCAATTTATTAAGTCGCCTGAACGGTCATATGGTGAGCAAAAGGTGTTGGAAAAAATAGGAGTAGATATGGTCCAGCTTGGACGGGGTTTTACATGGACGAAAACACCTGAGGAACATAGAGAGGCTTTGAAAACAGGCTGGCCCATTGCGAAAGAGGCAATTATGCAAGGGCATTATGACCTCGTTATTTTAGATGAAATCAATAACGCTTTAGCGATTGAAACGTTTCCAATTGATGATGTGTTACCATTACAAGATGTTCTTCATGTCATTAAGACAAAGCCAAAACATGTTCACCTAGTTCTCACTGGGAGGTCTGCTCATCCAGCTATTAAAGAGGTGGCAGATCTTGTCTCTGTCATAGAGCCAGAGAAGCATTATTATGATGAAGGCATCCAGGCAATCGAAGGAATTGAGTTTTAA